A genomic window from Streptomyces broussonetiae includes:
- a CDS encoding ABC transporter ATP-binding protein has translation MTTPDNSGDVRLSGISKTYDNGFTAVQPLDLTVPQGSFFALLGASGCGKTTTLRMIAGLEEPTTGAVHLGDQEVTHLPPYKRPVNTVFQSYALFPHLDIFENVAFGLRRRGIKSVKKQVEDMLDLVQLGEQARKKPHQLSGGQQQRVAVARALINHPKVLLLDEPLGALDLKLRRQMQLELKRIQTEVGITFVHVTHDQEEAMTMADTVAVMNAGRVEQLGAPTDLYENPNTTFVANFLGTSNLIEAEVDTENGDDIVLKAGGGKLVLPKARCSAHTKTGGKVLVGVRPEKISLTHADDAGEIPEGRNRLTGKIADASFIGVSTQYVIDSPVCDELAVYVQNVERDRRLVPGADVVLHWSPAHTFGLDAAQDIDAGTEEEAAA, from the coding sequence ATGACGACACCAGACAACAGCGGCGACGTCCGCCTCTCCGGTATCAGCAAGACCTACGACAACGGCTTCACCGCGGTACAGCCGCTCGACCTGACCGTGCCGCAGGGCTCCTTCTTCGCCCTGCTCGGCGCCTCCGGCTGCGGCAAGACCACCACCCTGCGCATGATCGCCGGCCTGGAGGAGCCCACGACGGGCGCCGTCCACCTCGGCGACCAGGAAGTGACCCACCTGCCGCCGTACAAGCGGCCGGTGAACACCGTCTTCCAGTCCTACGCCCTCTTCCCGCACCTCGACATCTTCGAGAACGTCGCCTTCGGTCTGCGCCGGCGCGGCATCAAGAGCGTGAAGAAGCAGGTCGAGGACATGCTGGACCTCGTGCAGCTCGGCGAGCAGGCGCGCAAGAAGCCGCACCAGCTCTCCGGCGGCCAGCAGCAGCGCGTCGCCGTCGCCCGCGCGCTGATCAACCACCCCAAGGTGCTCCTGCTCGACGAGCCGCTCGGCGCCCTCGACCTCAAGCTGCGCCGCCAGATGCAGCTCGAGCTCAAGCGCATCCAGACCGAGGTCGGCATCACCTTCGTGCACGTCACGCACGACCAGGAGGAGGCCATGACCATGGCCGACACGGTCGCCGTGATGAACGCGGGCCGCGTCGAACAGCTCGGTGCACCGACCGACCTCTACGAGAACCCGAACACCACCTTCGTCGCGAACTTCCTCGGCACCTCCAACCTCATCGAGGCCGAGGTCGACACGGAGAACGGGGACGACATCGTCCTCAAGGCCGGAGGCGGCAAGCTGGTGCTGCCCAAGGCGCGATGTTCGGCGCACACGAAGACCGGCGGCAAGGTGCTGGTCGGCGTCCGCCCCGAGAAGATCTCCCTCACCCACGCCGACGACGCGGGCGAGATACCCGAGGGCCGCAACCGCCTCACCGGCAAGATCGCCGACGCGAGCTTCATCGGTGTCTCCACGCAGTACGTGATCGACAGCCCGGTCTGCGACGAACTCGCGGTCTACGTCCAGAACGTGGAGCGCGACCGCCGCCTCGTGCCCGGTGCCGACGTCGTCCTGCACTGGAGCCCGGCGCACACCTTCGGCCTGGATGCCGCCCAGGACATCGACGCGGGCACCGAGGAAGAGGCGGCCGCCTGA
- a CDS encoding ABC transporter permease, whose amino-acid sequence MSTLTETEAPPPLSSAAEPGAKPPRRRGRFTPYWLLLPGILWLVVFFALPMIYQASTSVQQGSLEEGYKVTWHFATYWGALSEYWPQFLRSVFYAAAATIGCLLLGYPLAYLIAFRAGRWRNLIMILVIAPFFTSFLIRTLAWKTILADNGPVVHTLNSLHVLDLTNWLGWTAGDRVLATPLAVVCGLTYNFLPFMILPLYTSLERIDGRLHEAAGDLYARPWTTFRKVTFPLSMPGVVSGTLLTFIPAAGDYVNSELLGSTDTRMIGNVIQTQFLRILDYPTAAALSFILMAAILAMVTIYIRRAGTEDLV is encoded by the coding sequence ATGTCGACACTCACCGAAACCGAGGCGCCTCCGCCTCTGTCCTCCGCAGCCGAACCGGGGGCCAAGCCGCCGCGCAGGCGCGGCCGGTTCACGCCGTACTGGCTGCTGCTCCCCGGCATCCTCTGGCTGGTCGTCTTCTTCGCGCTGCCGATGATCTACCAGGCCTCCACCTCCGTGCAGCAGGGCTCCCTGGAGGAGGGCTACAAGGTCACCTGGCACTTCGCGACCTACTGGGGCGCGCTGAGCGAGTACTGGCCGCAGTTCCTGCGCTCGGTCTTCTACGCGGCAGCCGCGACCATCGGGTGCCTGCTGCTCGGCTATCCGCTGGCCTATCTCATCGCCTTCCGGGCCGGCCGCTGGCGGAACCTGATCATGATCCTGGTGATCGCGCCGTTCTTCACCAGCTTCCTGATCCGCACGCTGGCCTGGAAGACGATCCTCGCCGACAACGGCCCGGTCGTGCACACCCTGAACTCGCTGCACGTCCTGGACCTCACCAACTGGCTCGGCTGGACGGCCGGCGACCGCGTCCTCGCCACACCGCTCGCGGTGGTGTGCGGACTGACGTACAACTTCCTGCCGTTCATGATCCTGCCGCTGTACACCTCGCTGGAGCGGATCGACGGACGGCTGCACGAGGCGGCCGGCGACCTGTACGCGAGGCCCTGGACCACCTTCCGCAAGGTGACCTTCCCGCTGTCGATGCCGGGCGTGGTCTCCGGCACGCTGCTGACCTTCATCCCGGCGGCCGGTGACTACGTCAACTCCGAACTGCTCGGCTCCACCGACACCCGCATGATCGGCAATGTCATCCAGACGCAGTTCCTGCGCATTCTGGACTATCCGACGGCCGCGGCCCTGTCCTTCATCCTCATGGCTGCCATCCTGGCCATGGTCACGATCTACATCCGCCGGGCCGGGACGGAGGATCTGGTCTAA
- a CDS encoding ABC transporter permease: protein MPFANWLKRQLVVIFGLLTLAYLLLPNVIVTVFSFNKPKGRFNYEWQRFSLDAWKQPCGVADMCGSLSISLQIAVWATIGATILGTMIAFALVRYRFRARGAVNSLIFLPMAMPEVVMAASLLTLFLNMGAQLGFMTILIAHIMFCLSFVVTAVKARVMSMDPRLEEAARDLYAGPVQTFVRVTLPIAAPGIAAGALLSFALSFDDFIITNFNAGSTVTFPMFVWGSAQRGTPVQINVIGTAMFLVAVVITLASMLISNRRNNKQKA from the coding sequence ATGCCCTTCGCCAACTGGCTCAAGCGTCAACTCGTCGTCATATTCGGGCTCCTGACGCTCGCCTATCTGCTACTGCCCAACGTCATCGTGACGGTGTTCTCCTTCAACAAACCCAAGGGACGCTTCAACTACGAGTGGCAGCGGTTCTCCCTGGACGCCTGGAAGCAGCCGTGCGGCGTCGCCGACATGTGCGGCTCGCTCTCCATCAGCCTCCAGATCGCCGTCTGGGCGACGATCGGTGCCACGATCCTCGGCACGATGATCGCCTTCGCGCTGGTCCGCTACCGCTTCCGTGCCCGCGGCGCCGTCAACTCGCTGATCTTCCTGCCGATGGCGATGCCCGAGGTCGTCATGGCCGCCTCGCTGCTCACCCTGTTCCTCAACATGGGCGCCCAGCTCGGCTTCATGACGATCCTGATCGCGCACATCATGTTCTGTCTGAGCTTCGTCGTCACCGCGGTCAAGGCCCGTGTGATGTCGATGGATCCGCGTCTGGAGGAGGCCGCCCGGGACCTGTACGCCGGCCCGGTGCAGACCTTCGTGCGGGTCACCCTGCCCATCGCGGCACCCGGAATCGCCGCGGGCGCGCTGCTGTCCTTCGCGCTGTCCTTCGACGATTTCATCATCACCAATTTCAACGCCGGCTCGACGGTCACCTTCCCCATGTTCGTCTGGGGTTCGGCGCAGCGCGGAACCCCGGTCCAGATCAATGTGATCGGCACGGCCATGTTCCTCGTCGCGGTCGTCATCACGCTGGCCTCGATGCTCATCAGTAATCGCCGTAACAACAAGCAAAAGGCATAG
- a CDS encoding NAD(P)/FAD-dependent oxidoreductase, which yields MAPSAMSRGKDNWIASLSEAQPVPYWLEDPGKPHAAPALTGTDTCDLLVVGGGYSGLWTALNAKERDPQRDVVLLEGREVGWAASGRNGGFCAASLTHGLPNGLTRWPDEIGKLEELGRRNLDEIEAALARHGIDCDFERTGEIDVATETYQAWELKDWHRELAEKGLADGVEFLDADAVREEVHSPTFQAGLWDRRGVAMLHPAKLAWGLKKACQKLGVRVYEHTPALTLRSYGAGMAVRTPYGQVRARHVALGTNIFPSLLRRVRSYTVPVYDYALMTEPLDAGQLASIGWKNRQGLGDSANQFHYFRLSADNRILWGGYDAVHHYGGRVRAEYDDRPETYAKLAGHFFSCFPQLEGVRFTHAWGGAIDTCSRFSAFFGTAHQGRVAYAAGYTGLGVGATRFGADVMLDLLDGERTERTELEMVRKKPLPFPPEPFAWTGIALTKWSLARADAQGGRRNLWLRTMDRLGLGFDS from the coding sequence ATGGCCCCAAGCGCCATGAGCCGTGGCAAAGACAACTGGATCGCCTCTCTCTCCGAAGCCCAGCCGGTCCCGTACTGGCTGGAAGACCCTGGAAAGCCGCACGCCGCGCCGGCCCTCACCGGCACCGACACCTGCGATCTGCTGGTCGTCGGCGGTGGCTACAGCGGGCTGTGGACCGCGCTGAACGCCAAGGAGCGCGATCCGCAGCGTGATGTGGTGCTCCTGGAAGGCCGCGAGGTGGGCTGGGCCGCCTCCGGTCGCAACGGCGGCTTCTGTGCCGCCTCCCTCACCCATGGCCTGCCCAACGGCCTGACCCGCTGGCCCGACGAGATCGGGAAACTGGAGGAGCTGGGCCGGCGCAACCTCGACGAGATCGAGGCCGCGCTCGCCCGGCACGGCATCGACTGCGACTTCGAGCGCACCGGCGAGATCGACGTCGCCACCGAGACCTACCAGGCCTGGGAGCTGAAGGACTGGCACCGGGAACTGGCGGAGAAGGGCCTCGCGGACGGCGTCGAGTTCCTGGACGCCGACGCCGTGCGCGAGGAGGTGCACTCGCCCACCTTCCAGGCGGGCCTGTGGGACCGGCGGGGCGTGGCCATGCTGCACCCCGCGAAGCTGGCCTGGGGCCTGAAGAAGGCCTGCCAGAAGCTCGGCGTACGGGTGTACGAGCACACGCCCGCGCTGACCCTGCGGAGCTACGGCGCCGGTATGGCCGTACGCACCCCGTACGGCCAGGTCCGCGCCCGCCACGTGGCGCTCGGCACGAACATCTTCCCGAGCCTGCTGCGCCGCGTGCGTTCCTACACCGTGCCGGTCTACGACTACGCGCTGATGACCGAGCCGCTCGACGCCGGCCAACTGGCCTCGATCGGCTGGAAGAACCGACAGGGGCTGGGGGACAGCGCCAACCAGTTCCACTACTTCCGGCTGTCCGCCGACAACCGCATCCTGTGGGGCGGCTACGACGCGGTCCACCACTACGGCGGCCGGGTGCGCGCCGAGTACGACGACCGCCCGGAGACGTACGCCAAGCTCGCGGGGCACTTCTTCAGCTGCTTCCCGCAACTGGAGGGCGTCCGCTTCACCCACGCCTGGGGCGGCGCGATCGACACCTGCTCGCGCTTCTCGGCGTTCTTCGGCACCGCGCACCAGGGCAGGGTCGCCTACGCGGCCGGTTACACCGGGCTCGGCGTCGGCGCCACCCGCTTCGGCGCGGACGTGATGCTGGACCTGCTGGACGGGGAGCGCACCGAGCGGACGGAGCTGGAGATGGTCCGCAAGAAGCCGCTGCCGTTCCCGCCGGAGCCGTTCGCCTGGACCGGGATCGCCCTCACCAAGTGGTCCCTGGCCCGCGCGGACGCGCAGGGCGGCCGCCGCAATCTGTGGCTGCGCACGATGGACCGGCTGGGGCTGGGCTTCGACAGCTGA
- a CDS encoding chitinase, translating to MDRARPPRSLVALLTAALLAVPGLTALSSAARAADADVMTNGGFESGLDGWSCTAGTTVGSPVHSGSSALQATPAGNDDAQCTQTVSVQPNSTYTLSGYVRGSYVYLGANGTGTTDVSTWTQSAPDWQKLSTTFTTGAATTHVTVYTHGWYGTGAYNADDISLVGPGGSGTGTGQPPAAPAGLTAGSVTSSSVALSWSAVTGATSYTVYRDGVKSQTVSGTSATVTGLSAATAYSFQVTASNAAGESAKSAVVTATTGSGSGGGSTGLPTHALIGYLHSSFANGSGYTRLADVPDSWDVIDLAFGEPTSPTSGDIHFNRCPVTDCPNAESDADFKAAIKAKQAAGKKVLISIGGQNGQVQLTTTAARDTFVSSVSNIIDTWGLDGLDIDFEGHSLSLDTNDTDFRNPTTPVIVNLISALKTLKAKYGSRFVLTMAPETFFVQNGYQYYGTGKWGGQDPRCGAYLPVIHALRDDLTLLHVQDYNSGPIMGLDNQYHSMGGADFHIAMTDMLLTGFPVAGDPNNVFPPLRPDQVAIGMPASTNAGNGYVAPSEVTKTLDCLTKKTNCGSYQTHGTWPDLRGLMTWSVNWDRYSNWEFQKNFDAYFG from the coding sequence GTGGACCGCGCCAGACCTCCCAGATCCCTCGTCGCGCTGCTCACGGCCGCACTGCTGGCCGTGCCCGGCCTCACCGCGCTCTCGTCGGCCGCCCGTGCGGCCGACGCGGACGTCATGACGAACGGCGGGTTCGAATCCGGCCTCGACGGCTGGAGCTGTACGGCCGGTACGACCGTCGGCTCGCCCGTGCACAGCGGGAGTTCGGCACTCCAGGCGACCCCGGCGGGCAACGACGACGCCCAGTGCACGCAGACGGTGAGCGTCCAGCCCAACTCGACGTACACGCTGTCCGGTTACGTCCGCGGCTCCTACGTCTACCTCGGCGCGAACGGCACCGGCACCACTGACGTCTCGACCTGGACCCAGTCCGCCCCCGACTGGCAGAAGCTGAGCACCACCTTCACCACCGGCGCCGCCACCACCCACGTGACCGTCTACACCCACGGCTGGTACGGCACCGGCGCCTACAACGCCGACGACATCTCCCTCGTCGGCCCCGGTGGCAGCGGCACCGGCACCGGACAGCCGCCCGCCGCGCCCGCGGGCCTGACCGCCGGGTCCGTCACCTCGTCCTCCGTGGCCCTGTCCTGGTCGGCGGTGACCGGTGCGACGAGCTACACGGTCTACCGCGACGGTGTGAAGTCCCAGACCGTGAGCGGCACTTCGGCCACCGTGACGGGTCTTTCGGCGGCGACGGCGTACAGCTTCCAGGTCACCGCGAGCAATGCCGCGGGGGAGTCCGCGAAATCGGCGGTCGTGACGGCGACGACCGGCTCGGGCAGCGGCGGCGGCTCCACCGGTCTGCCGACCCACGCCCTGATCGGCTATCTCCACTCGAGCTTCGCCAACGGGTCCGGCTACACCCGCCTCGCCGACGTCCCCGACAGCTGGGACGTCATCGACCTGGCCTTCGGCGAGCCGACCTCGCCCACCTCCGGCGACATCCACTTCAACCGCTGCCCGGTCACCGACTGCCCGAACGCCGAGTCCGACGCCGACTTCAAGGCGGCCATCAAGGCCAAGCAGGCGGCCGGCAAGAAGGTGCTGATCTCGATCGGCGGTCAGAACGGCCAGGTCCAGCTGACCACCACCGCGGCCCGCGACACCTTCGTCTCCTCGGTCTCGAACATCATCGACACCTGGGGCCTCGACGGCCTGGACATCGACTTCGAGGGCCACTCGCTGTCCCTGGACACCAACGACACGGACTTCAGGAACCCGACCACACCGGTGATCGTCAACCTCATCTCGGCACTCAAGACCCTGAAGGCCAAGTACGGTTCCAGGTTCGTGCTGACGATGGCGCCGGAGACCTTCTTCGTGCAGAACGGCTACCAGTACTACGGCACCGGGAAGTGGGGCGGCCAGGACCCGCGCTGCGGGGCCTACCTCCCGGTCATCCACGCCCTGCGCGACGACCTCACCCTGCTGCACGTCCAGGACTACAACTCGGGGCCGATCATGGGCCTGGACAACCAGTACCACTCCATGGGCGGCGCCGACTTCCACATCGCCATGACCGACATGCTGCTCACCGGCTTCCCGGTCGCGGGCGACCCGAACAACGTCTTCCCGCCGCTGCGCCCGGACCAGGTGGCGATCGGCATGCCGGCGTCGACCAACGCGGGCAACGGCTACGTCGCGCCGTCCGAGGTCACGAAGACTCTGGACTGCCTGACGAAGAAGACGAACTGCGGCTCCTACCAGACCCACGGGACCTGGCCGGACCTGCGGGGTCTGATGACGTGGTCGGTGAACTGGGACCGCTACTCGAACTGGGAGTTCCAGAAGAACTTCGACGCGTACTTCGGGTGA
- the gabT gene encoding 4-aminobutyrate--2-oxoglutarate transaminase — translation MTALPQERRVVTAIPGPKSQELQARRTAAVAQGVGSTLPVFVTRAGGGVIEDVDGNSLIDFGSGIAVTSVGASAEAVVRRASAQLADFTHTCFMVTPYEGYVAVAEALAELTPGDHAKKSALFNSGAEAVENAVKIARAYTKRQAVVVFDHGYHGRTNLTMALTAKNMPYKHGFGPFAPEVYRVPVAYGYRWPTGPENAGPEAAKQAIDQMSKQVGADNIAAIIIEPVLGEGGFIEPAKGFLPAIRQYAADNGIVFVADEIQSGFCRTGQWFACEDEGIVPDLITTAKGIAGGLPLAAVTGRAEIMDSAHAGGLGGTYGGNPVACAGALGAIETMKELDLNGKAKRIEEIMKGRLTAMAEKFDVIGEVRGRGAMIAIELVKDRTTKEPNPEATAALAKACHAEGLLVLTCGTYGNVLRFLPPLVIGEDLLNEGLDIIEQAFTRI, via the coding sequence ATGACCGCACTTCCGCAGGAGCGCCGCGTCGTCACCGCCATCCCCGGACCGAAGTCGCAGGAGCTGCAGGCCCGCCGTACCGCCGCGGTCGCGCAGGGCGTGGGCTCCACGCTGCCGGTCTTCGTCACCCGCGCCGGCGGCGGCGTCATCGAGGACGTCGACGGCAACAGCCTCATCGACTTCGGGTCCGGTATCGCGGTGACCTCCGTCGGCGCCTCCGCCGAGGCCGTCGTACGCCGTGCCTCCGCCCAGCTCGCCGACTTCACCCACACCTGTTTCATGGTCACCCCCTACGAGGGCTACGTCGCCGTCGCCGAGGCGCTGGCCGAGCTGACCCCCGGTGACCACGCCAAGAAGTCCGCGCTGTTCAACTCCGGCGCCGAGGCCGTCGAGAACGCCGTCAAGATCGCGCGTGCCTACACCAAGCGGCAGGCCGTGGTGGTCTTCGACCACGGGTACCACGGGCGGACCAACCTCACCATGGCGCTCACCGCCAAGAACATGCCGTACAAGCACGGCTTCGGGCCGTTCGCGCCCGAGGTGTACCGCGTCCCGGTGGCCTACGGCTACCGCTGGCCCACCGGCCCGGAGAACGCCGGTCCCGAGGCCGCCAAGCAGGCCATCGACCAGATGAGCAAGCAGGTCGGTGCGGACAACATCGCCGCGATCATCATCGAGCCCGTGCTCGGCGAGGGCGGCTTCATCGAGCCGGCCAAGGGCTTCCTCCCGGCGATCCGCCAGTACGCCGCCGACAACGGCATCGTGTTCGTGGCCGACGAGATCCAGAGCGGCTTCTGCCGGACCGGCCAGTGGTTCGCCTGTGAGGACGAGGGGATCGTCCCCGACCTGATCACCACCGCCAAGGGCATCGCCGGTGGTCTGCCGCTCGCCGCCGTCACCGGGCGCGCCGAGATCATGGACTCCGCGCACGCCGGTGGCCTGGGTGGTACGTACGGCGGCAACCCCGTCGCCTGCGCGGGTGCACTCGGCGCCATCGAGACCATGAAGGAGCTGGACCTCAACGGCAAGGCCAAGCGCATCGAGGAGATCATGAAGGGTCGCCTCACCGCCATGGCCGAGAAGTTCGACGTCATCGGTGAGGTGCGTGGCCGCGGCGCCATGATCGCCATCGAGCTGGTCAAGGACCGCACCACCAAGGAGCCGAACCCGGAGGCCACCGCCGCGCTCGCCAAGGCCTGCCACGCCGAGGGCCTGCTGGTCCTGACCTGCGGCACCTACGGCAACGTGCTGCGCTTCTTGCCCCCGCTGGTCATTGGCGAGGACCTGCTGAACGAGGGCCTCGACATCATCGAGCAGGCGTTCACGCGCATCTGA